A genomic region of Pseudomonas sp. RSB 5.4 contains the following coding sequences:
- the pyk gene encoding pyruvate kinase, whose product MSVRRTKIVATLGPASNSPEVLEQLILAGLDVARLNFSHGTPDEHKARAKLVRDLAAKHGRFVALLGDLQGPKIRIAKFANKRIELKIGDKFTFSTSHPLTEGNQQVVGIDYPDLVKDCGVGDELLLDDGRVVMRVETATATELHCVVTIGGPLSDHKGINRRGGGLTAPALTEKDKADIKLAAEMEVDYLAVSFPRDAADMNYARQLRDEAGGTAWLVAKIERAEAVADDETLDGLIKASDAVMVARGDLGVEIGDAELVGIQKKIILHARRHNKAVIVATQMMESMIQNPMPTRAEVSDVANAVLDYTDAVMLSAESAAGQYPLEAVQAMARICVGAEKHPTGKTSSHRIGKEFERCDESIALATMYTANHFPGVKAIIALTESGYTPLIMSRIRSSVPIYAFTPHREAQARAAMFRGVYTVPFDPASLAPNEVSQKAIDELVKRGVVEKGDWVILTKGDSYHTTGGTNGMKILHVGDPQV is encoded by the coding sequence ACTCGCCGGAAGTTCTCGAACAGCTGATTCTGGCTGGTCTGGACGTCGCCCGTCTGAACTTCTCCCACGGCACCCCCGACGAGCACAAGGCTCGCGCGAAGCTGGTGCGTGACCTCGCCGCCAAGCACGGCCGCTTCGTCGCCCTGCTGGGTGACCTGCAAGGCCCGAAAATCCGTATCGCCAAATTCGCCAACAAGCGCATCGAGCTGAAGATCGGTGACAAGTTCACCTTCTCCACCAGCCATCCGCTGACCGAAGGCAACCAGCAAGTGGTCGGCATCGACTACCCGGATCTGGTGAAAGACTGCGGCGTGGGCGACGAGCTGCTGCTCGACGACGGCCGCGTAGTGATGCGCGTCGAAACCGCCACCGCTACCGAGCTGCACTGTGTCGTGACCATCGGCGGCCCGCTGTCCGACCACAAAGGCATCAACCGTCGCGGTGGCGGCCTGACCGCGCCGGCCCTGACTGAAAAAGACAAGGCCGACATCAAGCTCGCCGCCGAAATGGAAGTCGACTACCTCGCCGTGTCCTTCCCGCGTGACGCCGCCGACATGAACTACGCCCGTCAACTGCGCGACGAAGCCGGCGGCACTGCCTGGCTGGTGGCGAAGATCGAACGCGCCGAAGCCGTGGCCGATGACGAAACCCTCGACGGCCTGATCAAGGCGTCCGACGCAGTGATGGTTGCCCGTGGCGACCTCGGTGTGGAAATCGGCGACGCCGAGTTGGTGGGCATTCAGAAGAAGATCATTCTGCACGCACGCCGCCACAACAAAGCGGTGATCGTGGCGACCCAGATGATGGAGTCGATGATCCAGAACCCGATGCCGACCCGCGCCGAAGTGTCCGACGTGGCCAACGCCGTGCTCGACTACACCGACGCCGTGATGCTCTCGGCTGAATCCGCCGCTGGCCAGTACCCGCTGGAAGCTGTGCAGGCGATGGCACGCATCTGCGTCGGCGCTGAAAAGCACCCGACCGGCAAGACCTCCAGCCACCGTATCGGCAAAGAGTTCGAGCGTTGCGACGAAAGCATCGCCCTGGCGACCATGTACACCGCCAACCACTTCCCGGGCGTGAAAGCGATCATCGCCCTGACTGAAAGCGGCTACACCCCGTTGATCATGTCGCGCATCCGTTCTTCGGTGCCGATCTACGCGTTCACCCCGCACCGCGAAGCCCAGGCTCGCGCAGCGATGTTCCGTGGCGTGTACACCGTGCCATTCGACCCGGCCTCGCTGGCACCGAACGAAGTCAGCCAGAAGGCAATCGACGAGCTGGTCAAGCGCGGCGTTGTGGAAAAAGGCGACTGGGTCATCCTGACCAAGGGCGACAGCTACCACACCACCGGCGGCACCAACGGCATGAAAATCCTGCACGTGGGCGACCCACAGGTCTGA
- a CDS encoding enoyl-CoA hydratase-related protein — translation MTEAILLERERGLLTLRLNRPDKKNALTRAMYSRLAEALRQADSDPEINAVLITGSAECFTAGNDIADFIQQPPSDLDSPVFHFMLNLLECRKPVIAAVAGAAVGIGTTLLLHCDLVYVSRDARLRMPFVNLGLCPEFGSSLILPRLLGHAKAAELLLLGEGFSGEQAAQWGIATEALGSGEAALSKAREMALRFDELPAEAVRISKQLLKAPERELIRKVIEEEGVLFTQRLRSPEALAALTGFIKRH, via the coding sequence ATGACCGAAGCCATCCTGCTGGAACGCGAACGCGGTTTGCTCACCCTGCGCCTCAACCGCCCGGACAAGAAAAACGCCCTGACCCGCGCGATGTACAGTCGCCTCGCCGAGGCCTTGAGGCAGGCCGACAGCGATCCTGAAATCAACGCCGTGCTGATCACCGGCAGCGCCGAGTGCTTCACCGCCGGCAACGACATCGCCGACTTCATCCAGCAACCGCCGAGCGACCTCGACAGCCCGGTGTTCCACTTCATGCTCAACCTTCTCGAATGCCGCAAACCGGTGATCGCCGCGGTGGCTGGGGCAGCGGTGGGCATTGGCACCACGTTGTTGCTGCATTGCGATCTGGTTTATGTCAGCCGCGATGCACGGCTGCGTATGCCGTTCGTCAATCTGGGGCTGTGCCCGGAATTCGGCTCCAGCCTGATCCTGCCGCGGTTGCTCGGGCATGCCAAAGCGGCAGAGCTGTTGCTGCTCGGCGAGGGTTTCAGCGGTGAACAGGCGGCGCAGTGGGGCATTGCCACCGAGGCATTGGGCAGCGGCGAAGCGGCATTGAGCAAGGCGCGGGAAATGGCCTTGCGCTTCGATGAGCTGCCCGCAGAGGCGGTGCGCATCAGCAAGCAATTGCTCAAAGCGCCGGAGCGCGAGTTGATCCGTAAAGTGATCGAAGAGGAGGGCGTGTTGTTCACCCAACGCTTGCGCTCGCCGGAGGCATTGGCGGCGTTGACCGGGTTTATCAAACGCCATTGA
- a CDS encoding iron-sulfur-binding ferredoxin reductase, whose translation MPELRVGDRQWSVAAGSNLLDALNQNGVVVPYSCRAGSCHACLVQCVNGLPADSRPDALSAEQRQEGWRLACQCQVTENLEVHTFDPISDGRPAVVEALDWLSDNVLRLRLTPQRPLRYAAGQHLVLWINHIARPYSLASLPQEDRFLEFHLDCRQPGEFSDAARRLQIGDPIRLGELRGGALHYDPDWHTRPLWLLAAGTGLGPLFGVLREALRQDHQGAIRVIHLAHDAREHYLAKPLAALAAQRENLSVELWTAADSAAALAQLRLVSRQTLALVCGSSASVDAFAKRLYLAGLPRNQLLADVFLARG comes from the coding sequence ATGCCTGAACTTCGGGTTGGTGACCGGCAATGGTCGGTGGCGGCGGGCAGCAATCTGCTCGACGCCCTTAACCAGAACGGCGTCGTGGTGCCTTACAGCTGCCGCGCCGGCAGTTGCCATGCCTGCCTGGTGCAGTGTGTGAACGGCTTGCCCGCCGACAGCCGCCCGGATGCCCTGAGCGCCGAACAGCGTCAGGAGGGCTGGCGACTGGCCTGTCAGTGTCAGGTCACGGAAAACTTGGAGGTGCACACCTTCGACCCGATCAGCGACGGGCGCCCGGCGGTGGTCGAGGCGCTGGACTGGCTCAGCGACAACGTCCTGCGTTTGCGCCTGACCCCGCAACGTCCGCTGCGCTACGCCGCCGGGCAGCATCTGGTGCTGTGGATCAACCACATCGCCCGGCCGTATTCGCTGGCGAGCTTGCCGCAGGAAGACCGTTTTCTCGAATTTCACCTCGACTGCCGCCAGCCCGGCGAATTCAGCGATGCGGCGCGGCGCCTGCAGATCGGCGATCCGATCCGCCTCGGCGAATTGCGCGGTGGCGCGCTGCATTACGACCCGGACTGGCACACCCGACCCTTGTGGTTGCTGGCGGCCGGCACCGGGCTGGGCCCGTTGTTCGGCGTGCTGCGCGAAGCCTTGCGCCAGGATCACCAAGGCGCCATCCGCGTCATTCACCTGGCCCATGACGCGCGCGAGCACTATCTGGCCAAACCCCTGGCGGCGCTTGCTGCGCAGCGCGAAAACCTCAGCGTCGAGCTGTGGACGGCGGCCGACTCAGCCGCCGCTTTGGCGCAACTGCGCCTTGTTTCCCGGCAGACCCTGGCCTTAGTCTGCGGCTCAAGCGCCAGTGTCGACGCCTTTGCCAAACGTCTGTACCTGGCCGGACTGCCGCGTAATCAACTGCTGGCGGATGTGTTTCTGGCCCGCGGTTGA
- a CDS encoding GGDEF domain-containing protein has product MTHNAIQRLLLKRFALAAATYGLALLLLWLAFFTGHYPQSLNSVAIGSALVVICQATLFALFWSGRNQRFSDPSMTEAQVLLGLGWQTWLIAHLDEARGAFLVFYVLILLFGLFHLSRRAFIRCALLVFFSFCAITLWDGYHFRLPDPALAALQVCILAMVLAWLVIYARFVQVSRQRMRQRRFALQAHQDTLRGMMRQLEDLVATDELTGLFNRRHFLRLASRELDEMEPGVVHGLALIDLDHFKRINDLHGHAAGDQVLQAFAGVAGACLRDGDVLARYGGEEFVVLLPDCDAERLTACCERLRIAFTDVELVGLNVRNLSLSAGMTLLELGDDLDDALQRADQALYRAKRDGRNRCAAAWENVDA; this is encoded by the coding sequence TTGACCCATAACGCCATTCAACGCCTTTTGCTCAAGCGCTTTGCCCTCGCGGCCGCCACTTACGGATTGGCTTTGCTGCTGCTGTGGCTGGCGTTTTTTACCGGGCATTACCCGCAATCGTTGAACAGCGTGGCCATCGGCAGCGCGTTGGTGGTCATCTGCCAGGCCACGCTGTTTGCGCTGTTCTGGTCCGGGCGCAACCAGCGCTTTTCCGACCCGAGCATGACGGAAGCGCAAGTGTTGCTCGGGCTCGGCTGGCAGACCTGGCTGATCGCGCACCTGGATGAAGCACGCGGCGCGTTTCTGGTGTTTTACGTGCTGATCCTGCTGTTCGGTCTGTTCCATTTATCCCGGCGCGCGTTCATTCGCTGTGCGCTGCTGGTGTTCTTCAGTTTCTGTGCAATCACCCTCTGGGATGGCTATCACTTCCGTCTGCCGGATCCGGCGCTGGCGGCGTTGCAGGTGTGCATTCTGGCGATGGTGCTGGCGTGGCTGGTGATTTACGCACGCTTCGTTCAGGTTTCACGGCAACGCATGCGCCAGCGCCGGTTTGCCTTGCAGGCGCATCAGGACACCCTGCGCGGGATGATGCGCCAGCTCGAAGATCTGGTGGCCACCGACGAGCTGACCGGACTGTTCAATCGCCGGCATTTTCTGCGCCTGGCGTCACGTGAACTGGATGAGATGGAGCCGGGCGTGGTGCATGGTCTGGCGCTGATCGACCTCGACCACTTCAAACGCATCAACGACCTGCACGGCCATGCCGCCGGCGATCAGGTGTTGCAGGCGTTCGCCGGCGTGGCGGGTGCCTGTCTGCGTGATGGCGACGTGCTGGCGCGTTACGGTGGCGAGGAATTCGTGGTGTTGCTGCCCGACTGCGATGCCGAGCGTTTGACTGCTTGCTGTGAACGCCTGCGCATTGCTTTCACCGACGTTGAACTGGTGGGCCTGAACGTGCGTAACCTCAGCCTGTCGGCAGGCATGACCCTGCTGGAACTGGGCGATGATCTGGACGACGCCTTGCAGCGTGCCGATCAGGCGCTGTACCGGGCCAAGCGCGACGGGCGCAATCGCTGTGCGGCGGCGTGGGAGAACGTGGATGCCTGA